A single window of Rhodococcus jostii RHA1 DNA harbors:
- a CDS encoding DUF5642 family protein: MVSLAAVTILSGCSSTVSGVAQPSTTIAAGSPSGKGLSKLLVDPADFPARYEAIVLPAQAVSMAAPDLTGVPQGAVVDPADCAPPAQDYGPTGTVMAVGTDNASRSTISVELTRTDTPLDELAAQTKKCGEVTVTDSGAESTVTTEVTPAPPVRADDTLALRRTVKSGNGSDKVTQSMVTLIAQVGDVRVSATFMSFGDAKADTVALDELFTAAVQKVQNS; encoded by the coding sequence GTGGTCTCGCTGGCCGCGGTGACGATTCTCTCCGGATGTTCTTCGACGGTCTCCGGTGTCGCGCAGCCGAGCACGACCATCGCGGCGGGGTCGCCGTCGGGCAAGGGACTGTCGAAGCTTCTGGTGGATCCGGCCGACTTCCCGGCCCGGTACGAGGCGATCGTGCTGCCCGCCCAGGCCGTGTCGATGGCGGCACCCGACCTGACGGGAGTACCGCAGGGCGCGGTGGTCGACCCCGCGGACTGTGCGCCGCCCGCGCAGGACTACGGACCGACCGGCACCGTCATGGCGGTGGGCACGGACAACGCGAGCCGTTCGACGATCTCGGTCGAGCTCACCAGAACCGATACGCCCCTCGACGAACTGGCGGCGCAGACGAAGAAGTGCGGCGAGGTCACCGTGACGGACAGTGGGGCCGAGTCCACCGTCACCACCGAGGTCACGCCTGCCCCTCCGGTCCGGGCCGACGACACCCTCGCGCTCCGGCGGACCGTCAAGTCCGGCAACGGGAGCGACAAGGTCACCCAGTCGATGGTCACGTTGATCGCGCAGGTGGGCGACGTGCGGGTGTCCGCGACCTTCATGTCGTTCGGCGACGCGAAGGCCGATACCGTCGCGCTCGACGAGTTGTTCACCGCCGCGGTGCAGAAGGTGCAGAACAGCTGA
- a CDS encoding DUF4192 domain-containing protein, with protein sequence MTTPAFPHGSGFSDDPGGGPPPHQHTVTLSAPGDLLASVPALLGFRPARSIVAVCLSGERNPSVGAVMRHDLVLSGGDVPTPPMYAALGQFATVCEREQATGVLLVLVDDRFTDPAAISLDELSAIVEEFEELLEFTPAELLDVFVTAEIAAGREWFSLLGGGGCGAQSDPTSSRVALARVVEGRAIRSSREELEATIEAGPVLERMQIAALIERGRQSSLLRRELAGRSATPERGHRLELELVLTHVARVSSGERLLAPEYAELALALDNVTVRDSALALAVGPYADDAEQLWILLARNLPDPERANAAALLGYSAYLRGDGPFAGIALAAALDSEPGHVLATLLDGALHSGLRPTEVRGLADVGYERAEAIGVVLPR encoded by the coding sequence ATGACGACACCCGCATTCCCGCACGGTTCCGGATTCTCCGACGATCCCGGCGGGGGACCGCCCCCGCACCAGCACACCGTCACGTTGTCCGCCCCGGGCGACCTTCTCGCCTCGGTGCCCGCACTGCTCGGATTCCGGCCTGCCCGGTCGATCGTGGCGGTGTGCCTGTCCGGGGAGCGCAACCCGTCGGTCGGAGCCGTCATGAGACACGACCTGGTCCTCAGCGGCGGCGACGTGCCGACCCCGCCGATGTACGCGGCGTTGGGTCAGTTCGCGACCGTCTGCGAGAGGGAGCAGGCCACCGGGGTGCTCCTGGTGCTCGTCGACGACCGCTTCACCGACCCGGCCGCGATCTCCCTGGACGAGCTGTCCGCGATCGTCGAAGAATTCGAGGAGCTCCTCGAATTCACGCCGGCCGAACTTCTCGACGTGTTCGTCACGGCGGAAATCGCGGCCGGCCGCGAATGGTTCAGCCTCCTCGGCGGCGGTGGGTGCGGAGCCCAGTCCGATCCGACGTCGTCGCGGGTCGCGCTCGCGCGGGTCGTCGAGGGCAGGGCCATCCGCTCTTCGCGCGAGGAGCTGGAAGCCACGATCGAGGCGGGCCCGGTGCTCGAACGGATGCAGATCGCCGCTCTCATCGAACGTGGTCGTCAATCATCGCTTCTGCGACGGGAATTGGCCGGCCGGTCGGCCACGCCGGAGCGCGGTCACCGTCTCGAGCTCGAACTGGTGCTGACGCACGTCGCGCGGGTGTCGTCCGGGGAGCGGCTCCTCGCGCCGGAGTACGCGGAACTCGCGCTCGCACTGGACAATGTCACCGTCCGGGACAGCGCGCTCGCTCTGGCCGTCGGCCCGTACGCCGACGACGCGGAGCAACTGTGGATTCTCCTCGCCCGCAACCTCCCGGACCCGGAACGCGCGAACGCGGCGGCGCTGCTCGGATACAGCGCCTATCTTCGTGGTGACGGTCCGTTCGCCGGCATCGCGCTGGCCGCCGCACTGGACTCGGAGCCGGGGCACGTACTGGCCACCCTGCTCGACGGTGCACTGCACTCGGGACTCCGGCCGACCGAGGTGCGGGGCTTGGCCGACGTCGGTTACGAGCGAGCCGAGGCGATCGGTGTCGTGCTGCCCCGCTAG
- a CDS encoding MBL fold metallo-hydrolase yields MSVRIDRVVTSGTFSLDGGTWDVDNNVWIVGDDSEVVVIDAAHTAAPIVEAVGGRHVRAIVCTHGHNDHVTVAPELSTALDAPIYLHAADDVLWRQTHPAVAYTPIEDGQEIAVAGTDVRVLHTPGHSPGSCCLYLPEAGELFSGDTLFSGGPGATGRSYSDFPTIIGSIRDRLFALPPSTTVRTGHGDGTTIGTESPHLEEWIARGS; encoded by the coding sequence GTGAGCGTGCGCATCGACCGGGTGGTCACGTCCGGCACCTTCAGTCTCGACGGGGGCACCTGGGACGTCGACAACAATGTGTGGATCGTCGGCGACGACTCCGAGGTGGTGGTGATCGACGCCGCCCACACCGCCGCCCCGATCGTCGAGGCAGTCGGCGGCAGGCACGTGAGGGCCATCGTCTGCACACACGGCCACAACGACCACGTCACCGTGGCGCCCGAGCTGTCCACGGCACTGGACGCCCCGATCTACCTCCATGCGGCCGACGACGTGTTGTGGCGGCAGACCCACCCCGCTGTCGCCTACACGCCGATCGAGGACGGGCAGGAGATCGCCGTGGCCGGGACCGACGTCCGCGTGCTCCACACGCCCGGACATTCGCCCGGCTCCTGCTGCCTGTACCTGCCGGAGGCGGGGGAGTTGTTCAGTGGTGACACCCTGTTCTCGGGCGGTCCGGGAGCCACCGGGCGCTCCTACTCGGACTTCCCGACGATCATCGGGTCCATCCGTGACCGTCTGTTCGCGTTGCCGCCGTCGACGACGGTCCGCACCGGGCACGGCGACGGAACCACCATCGGGACCGAATCCCCGCACCTGGAGGAGTGGATCGCCCGCGGCAGCTGA